From one Eriocheir sinensis breed Jianghai 21 chromosome 60, ASM2467909v1, whole genome shotgun sequence genomic stretch:
- the LOC126985836 gene encoding dolichyl pyrophosphate Man9GlcNAc2 alpha-1,3-glucosyltransferase-like produces the protein MNKMSNTVLVVLVAVLLRWCVSLHPYSGQGKPPMFGDYEAQRHWQEVTVNLPLAEWYANTTDNDLQYWGLDYPPLTAYHSLLCGMVAQWLDPAFVALHTSRGYESAGHKLFMRCSVVLADLLMYIPAAWCLMRALARRKAGHQEFVCLLLYPGLYLVDHGHFQYNGVSLGLFVGAVAALIASRDCLGSVLFCLALNYKQMELYHALPFFFYLLGVCFRQRGVLGFVWKLAKLGCSVAFAFSAVWLPFAEDPAVLTQAVRRLFPFERGLFEDKVASVWCSLSVLVKLKTLVDTRNMALICLLSTAVCMLPSSLHLLARPTSRHLRYALLNSSLVFFLFSYHVHEKTILLAAIPACMLVSEEPFMAAWFLTVSTVSLLPLMAKDGLTIPLVALTILFVALTHFYLLADTHKGAKKGRVWVWMRWTYYLSLAGLAFLGTALLAVEPPARLPDLFPVLLAIYCCGHFIFFCLYFHHCQFNIKYNDANINNDNVTAAKSNTHRKVKVN, from the coding sequence ATGAACAAGATGTCCAACACAGTCCTGGTTGTCCTGGTGGCCGTGCTGCTGCGCTGGTGTGTGTCCCTCCACCCATACTCCGGCCAGGGTAAGCCACCCATGTTTGGTGACTATGAGGCACAGCGTCACTGGCAGGAGGTGACGGTGAATCTGCCGCTGGCCGAGTGGTATGCCAACACCACAGACAACGACCTGCAGTACTGGGGCCTGGACTACCCGCCCCTCACGGCATACCACAGCCTGCTGTGTGGCATGGTGGCGCAGTGGCTGGACCCGGCCTTCGTGGCTCTGCATACCTCCCGTGGTTATGAGAGTGCTGGCCACAAGCTGTTCATGAGATGTAGCGTAGTGCTGGCCGACCTACTGATGTACATCCCGGCCGCTTGGTGCCTGATGCGGGCACTGGCCAGGCGTAAAGCCGGCCACCAGGAGTTTGTGTGCCTGCTGTTGTACCCTGGCCTGTACCTAGTGGACCATGGACACTTCCAGTACAATGGTGTGTCCCTGGGCCTGTTTGTGGGAGCGGTGGCAGCACTGATTGCCAGCCGGGACTGCCTGGGCTCGGTGCTGTTCTGTCTGGCTCTGAATTACAAGCAGATGGAACTGTACCATGCACTGCCCTTTTTCTTCTACCTACTGGGGGTGTGCTTCAGGCAGAGGGGTGTGCTGGGGTTCGTGTGGAAGCTGGCCAAGCTGGGGTGCTCCGTAGCCTTTGCCttctcagctgtgtggctgcctTTTGCTGAAGATCCAGCCGTGCTGACCCAGGCTGTGCGGAGGCTGTTCCCCTTCGAGCGGGGGCTGTTTGAAGACAAAGTGGCCAGTGTGTGGTGCAGCCTGTCAGTGCTGGTGAAGCTCAAGACACTGGTGGACACACGCAACATGGCTCTCATCTGCCTGCTGTCCACGGCAGTGTGCATgctgccctcctccctccacctgctTGCCCGCCCCACCAGCCGTCACCTGCGCTACGCCCTGCTCAACAGCTCACTTGTCTTCTTCCTGTTCAGCTACCACGTCCACGAGAAGACCATCCTGCTGGCCGCCATCCCTGCCTGCATGCTGGTCTCGGAGGAGCCCTTCATGGCTGCCTGGTTCCTCACAGTCTCCACCGTCAGCCTCCTCCCCCTCATGGCCAAGGATGGCCTTACCATCCCCCTAGTGGCCCTCACCATCCTGTTTGTGGCCCTGACTCACTTCTACCTGCTGGCTGACACTCACAAGGGGGCCAAGAAGGGCCGCGTTTGGGTGTGGATGAGGTGGACATACTACCTTTCCCTGGCCGGCCTGGCATTCCTTGGGACGGCCCTACTGGCCGTGGAGCCCCCGGCCAGGCTGCCAGACCTCTTCCCTGTCCTGCTGGCCATCTACTGCTGTGGCCACTTCATCTTCTTCTGCCTCTACTTCCACCACTGCCAGTTCAATATCAAGTACAACGACGCCAACATCAACAATGACAACGTCACTGCCGCCAAGAGTAACACCCACCGTAAAGTTAAGGTCAACTAA